Genomic window (Bosea vaviloviae):
GAGTTGGCCCTGACCACGAGATGTCTGGAGACCGGCTTCTAATTCGAGCAGTCTCTGAGGCAATACTGGCCGCTCGCGATAAAACGCCTCGAACACGCGGTTGACTTCGTCGACGCGGTCGCGCGCAAAATGGGCCGTTTGCACAGCTTCCGCAATGTCGCTCGCTGTCAGTCCGGGTATCTGGCGGTCGGCGATTTTGCGTCCCAGTCGGATCACGTCGAAGGCCGGGGCGGTTAGGCGGGCATGGGATCGCCCATTGATGACCAATGTCTGCGGGCTGGCGTGGGCGATCGTGTTCCTGACTTTACGAGCCCGCTGCACCTTGAGGAAAACACGGTCCCATAGGTTCCGTAGTGAGCCGAGTTCGCCATTTTCAAACATGAATTGCTTCAGCACGTTGTCTACGATCTCGGAGCGCGCATCAAAGCCGCTAGGACTGAAATAGATCGCGTAAGCCACTTGGCTGTGTGGGAGGTTTAGTGCTGAATAGAGCAAGGCTCCGAGCGCGCTTTCAAGGCCGGAGAAAATGGAATTGAAAAGACCGATGTTGTTTCGAATAGCCTCATGTTCGCGTTCGAGTCGAGCATGTGCCTGTCGCATCTCGTTCAATTCTGCTGCGGTGGGTGGGGTAAGGAAACCAGGCGGAAATTGAGCAAGAAAGGTGATAAGATCGGGGCTCCCGTCAGACAACTCCTCTTCGGCCCGACCAGGTTGAGCATTCGCATAAGAACTGACAATCTTCCCGCTGCTATCGCGCTGGACAAATGGCATGGATGACACCCAAAGACGATAGCGACAAATTCAATGATACATTGAAGTGGGTGCCGCTTCTCACCACAATGCTGATAGATGCCCTTCATGCCGCGCTTGAAGATGGAGAACACGCCCTCGATCGTGTTGGTGTGCACGTCGCCGCGAGCGTATTCCTTGGTGCTGTATCATGAGCACTCGCGAACTGTGACTGAACGCCAAGCCGCCGTGCCCCTCGGCCGCCTGAGCGGGGTCAGCGCGAGAACCACCAGCTTATAGCTCGCGGGCAGCTGGAGGGCCTCGTCGTGCCGGCCACTGGTGCCAGATCGGAGCCTCAGATGGCCGCATCGAAGCTCCGGTCAGGCAGACCGGGCGCCTTGTTTTATGCACCACCGCTCGACCTACTGACGATACCGACGAGCGACTGGATCTTCGCCATGTCCTCGCTCAAGCCGTCCGGAAGCACCGTCGCAAGACGCCCGACACGACGCCTCTCCAATTCGCCGTCCGCGCGATCGGGTCGACCGCCGTGGTGAAAAGTCGAAGAATCAAGGCGCGGCGCTGGGCGGCGTTCGGCTCCAGACGCAAGGCTATCTCACCGATACGGTCTTCCCTGGCGAAGGCGCGGATCCAGCCTGCCGTTTTGACCCAGATTTGAAGCGGCTGGCTTCGATCAAGTTCATGCGGCAGCTCGGCGAGTTGAATGGTCGCGCCTTCCAGACCCATCGTCGAGAGTGTGCAGCGGAAGGTGCCGATCTCCGTCTTCAATACGCTGGGCTCGGCGATACCGAACTCGTCGGCTTTGCGCGGCCGCTCGAAGCAGATCACAAAGGCGACGAAGCTGATCAGCATCGCGACGCCGGCCCAGAGCAAGTTGAAATAATCGAGTGGCGACACTTCGCTCGCGCCGGACGGAGAGATGAACGACCACACGATAGAGCCGGCCGAAAGCAGCGAGATGGCGCCAAACCATGCCGCCATGGTCCAGCGCACCGACGAGATCGAACGATCGCCACCCTTGTCGGTGACCTTGAAGGGGCGCCCAAACGGCCGAACGGTCGCAGACAGCAGCGTCAAGGTGACCGCCAGCGCCGTAATCGAGTGCGTCACTTCCATGAACAGGGGAAGCGTACGCTGACCCGACACCCAGCCGCTATAGATCCACAATGCCAGGAGCGCAGGCACGCCGTAGCGAAGGAATGCAAGGTAGTCGGCGTGGAAGGCGGGTATATCGAAGAACCAGTATATCGATGGTGCGATCAGCATCAGAACGATGAAGGGCTTGCACAGCCAGTTCAGGACGCCATGCAGATAATGCAGGCGTTGCATCAATGTGTAGTTTTTCCCGCGGAAAGGGCCATTCTTCAGGAGAGCGACCTGGATCGTGCCGAGGCACCACCGGGTCCGTTGCGTGATGTATTCAGGTAATCCTTCGGCCGATAGCCCCGCGCTCAGCCGCTCGTTCAGCCAGTGTGTCTCATACCCGTCCCGCATCAGCGTGTAGGTCAGGTTGATGTCCTCACAGATCGCGTCATGCGGAAAACCACCCGCTGCCGTGACGAGGTCGCGCCGCACGACGAAGGAGGTGCCGACGCAGAAGGCGCAACCCCATGCGTCCTTGGCCGGCTGAAACACGTCGAAGAAGATGCGCTGATCGTCGACCCAGGCGTCCGAGCTCATCAGGTTGTGCTGGATCGGGTCGGCGTTGAAGAAGAACTGCGGTGTCTGCACTACGGCGGTCCGCTCATCCCGAAACAGCCCGACCACCCGTCGCAAAATCGTCGGGTTCACCGCAAAGTCGGCGTCAAGGACGAGAATGAGAGGCGCGTTCGTGACGCCGGCGGTGCGGAAGAGTGCGTTGTTGAGATTGCCGGCCTTGGCGCCCACATTGTCCGATCGCGTCAGATAGTTCGCGCCGAGCTCGGCACAGTAATCCTTCAGCCAGGCGCGTCGCGTGTCGTCGCAAACCCAGACCGTGACATTGGGATAATCGATGGCGAGCGCCGCGACGATCGATTTCTCGACCACGTCGAGAGGTTCGCTGTAGGTGCAGATGAAGACATCGACCGCAGGCCAGTCGCCGCTTTGGCGAAGCCGGGCTTCCTCCCGATCGGCTTCATCCGAGCGGTCCTTGAACCGAACCAGGATGATGATCGACATGAGCGTATAGAGGATTGCCGTAAACTCGAAGGCCAGGAACAGATATGGCCAGATCTGATCGAAGTTCGGCTCCAGAGGCGGCAAGGTCTCCTGCCAGCGCCAGGCGGCATAGGCCAGGATGAACAGCGCAGCCGTGCCGCCAAACAGCGCGCGCGCCGTGCCATGGGCGCGGTCAAGCAGGCCCGCCATGGTCAGAAGGCCGAGACAAATGCCGAGATCTGCGAGCAGAACCGAGGTCAGGTCCGGCGGTGATGGGAACATCTCACTACTCCACGGATCGTCCGGTGAAGGCGTTCCAGCCCAGCGCTGCGAGTGCGCCCCAGGCGGTGGCGCCGATATGGGGCCGCCGATAGTAGAAGAAATCGGGCTCGGTGCTCGCCGGGCCGATCGCGATGCCGGTCGTGATGCGGGGCTCGCGGCTCGCAAACAGCAATCCGGATGGCGAGATTTCGGCTGCCAGCCCGTCGAGCAGCTTCGCTGCGGCCGTGGTCTGCCCAAGCGCGCGCAGGGTCAGCGCCGCCTGCGCCGTCCCTTCGACCCAAAGGCCATCACGATCCTCGTTGAAATCGAATCCCCCTGGCACGGCCAGATTGCGCTGCGCAAAGGCCATTGCCCGGCGCCAGGCGTCTGGCGGGTCGGCGACGCCGATCAATGGCCAGAGCTGCGTGTCGAGCGCCACATGATCTGTCGGTTGCAACCGGCTATCCGGCTGCGTTCCCAGGCGGAACAGCCCCGGCTCGGCCACAAAGACCGCGTCGAGGAAGCCGCGTGCGGTCCTGGCGATGTCTGCATCGGCCGATCGTCCATCCAGGCGGCTCAGCCAGGCCGCGACAGCGTGAACATCGAGATTGTGCTCGGTCGATTTCCAGCTCAGCTTCGTCTGGGACGGATCGAACCCGTCGACGCCGCCGGAATACCCGGTCGGCTCGCGCGGATCATAGGCATGCGCATGAATCCAGCCGAGCAGCCGCCTGGCGCCTTCCCGGTACGTGCGCTGCCCGGTCGCCTGGTCGAGGGTGAGGAGAGCGAGCGCGGCCCAGGCGACATTCCCCGTCGCGGTTCCGTCCTGATAGCTGTCTTCCGCCCAGAGCCCTTGCCGTGCGTCCCACCAGCCCGGCAGGGCCGGCGGGCCGGAACCGAGCCGTCCGGCCCGATAGGCGTTGCGGAGACGGCCATCATGGAAGCTGCGATCATGATCGAGAGCGTGAAGAAGCGCATCGCCGATCCGTCGCGCCCGGCCGACATCCCCGCAGGCCGTCAGGGCGATGGCGACCAGGGCATTGTCATAGGTGAACGCCGATTGTCGCAGGGCCGGCTCGAGTTCCGTCTCGCTCGGGCCTGGACGATAGCTGGCGAGGAAAACTGGCTGACTGCCGCTGTCCTCCCTGTCCACGGCTGCCATCAAAGCAGCGCAGAGCGGATCGGCGACGGCGTGCCGAGGTGGGGCGGCCGACGCCGTCCCAGCTGCCAGCATTGCAGCCGCTGCCACGGTGCGAAAACGCCAGCTCGGGCGGAAACGCCAGATCACAATGCTGCTCCGACCGCGTCGTCGGGTTTCGTGTCGGTGTGCCGGCTGTCATGGTTCGGCTTCGGCGAGGCGATCCAGGACACCAAGTTGCGAAAGCCGGTCGCGACGGCCTCGACTGTCCTGGCGGCGGCGCTGGAAACGGAAAGCCAGGCCTGCTTCGCTTCAGGCGATGTTGCGGCACGGACCACCTGTCGCGATGTCGCCTCGGCGGCGGCGAGGGCTGTCGACGACGTGGATTCCCACAGGGCGGCGGCGCGTGGGCCCGTCAGGCCATCCGTTACCGTCCTCCAGGCGACCGAGGCGGACGGCACCCAGCCATTGGAACGCGTGACCGTCACCCATTGTCCAATCGAGCAGATATCGGATTGGACAGCCGCGCGCTCGGCCGATGCGGCGGCCTCGGCTGGATCGAGACTGACCAGGACATACATCTCCCGACGTTCTGTCTGCGGGAACGGAACTGCATATTGCTCGTCGGTTTTCTCGCTGGCTTTCGGCAGGATTTCGCTGATCGTGCCCTGGCGGTTTGTGCCTTCGGTCGCGCCGGTCACGCTGACGCGGGTGCCGACTGCCAAAGCCTGGGCTTTACGGTACGAGAAGATCCCGACGACGAAGGCTTTGTCGCAATCGGTGATCGTCGCGATCGCGTCGCCGGCTTTGACGTGACGCCCGGCCGTGCTGGCGAGGCTGAGAACCGAGCCGCCATTGGCCGCCACGATCGGCGCGTTGGTCAAGTTCTCGAGTCGTTCCTGCTCGGCTGCGAGAAGGCTCTGCTGAGCCGCGAGGCTCGATCCAATCTGGGTCTCCTCGATCTCCATGCGTTGCGCATCGTAAGCGATGTCGCGACGCTTCTGGGCGAGGAGAGCAAGGCCGCTGAGCTCATTCCCGACGAAGATCCCGCTTTTGACACCGCTCAGCTGCGCGATCCTCTGGTCGAGCTTTGCCACCTCCGCTTCCTTGTCAAAGCGCGCGGCTTCGTATTGTTGCTGGGTTGGACGGACGAGATCGACGCTGGCGGCGTTTCGGGAGACCAGCGATTGCTGGCGATCGACCACGGCCTTCTTGGCAAGCCCGCCGGCCTCTGCGGCCCCTACGCGGGCGCGGGCTTCGTGGATTTCGGCGTCCAGGCGTCGCGTTGTCTGGTCGACCTGCTTCAGGATTTCGGCGTCAAGCGCGGCGATGTACTGGCGATCGGCCTGCTTCTTTTCCGTGGCGGCACGAAGAGCGCCCTGAAGCTCTTCAGCCTTGCTTTCCAGCGTGATCAGGGTCGTGCGGTCGACACGCCGGTTTTCGACATAGGCAACAGCCTCACCCGGCTTCATCTGCTGGCCCACCCGGCCGGTCATCTGCCTCAGCTCGCCGTTGATCGGAGCGGTGAGCAGCGTGATCGGCGCATTGATGACGGCCCGGTCCGATTGATCGGCCAGAAGCGGTGGCAAGGTTGCGGTGGTCATCAGAAGCGCCAGAACGGTTGCAACCGAGTAAGCGGATACCCGGATCAGGCGCGAGTGGTTTCTCTGGCGCTTCGCATTCGCCGCAGCAACAGACTTCGCGTGAGCGGCCGAGCCGATTTCCTGTGTCATCTATGCCTCCTGAGGCTGATTCCCTTTCATGTTCCGAGCGTGCCCCGTCTCGGCGCACGGCAAGTCCCCCGAACGAACACGTCCTCCCAACGAACAAGTCCCCCCAACGAAACTGCGAGCGATCGGTTCCATATTTTTGCGGCATCGCAGCGAGGATTTTGTGCGGCGCAACCTTGAAGGCCAACTTTGACGATTGGTTGGCGGAGCGCGATGACAGCCGGCGCTGGACCTGTCGCGGGGGACGAAGAGGCCGGTGAAACCTCGGTGATACCGTGGGACCGCGAGGACTGCCCGAGCAGGCGATCGCCTGGTCGAGGCTGGCGCTGAACTTCGCCGAGCTGGGGGTTGTCGACTGCGCTGCCGGAAAGCGCAGTTGCTCGACGTCAGGAAAGGGCCGTCTCCGGCCCTGCCACGAGAGCGGACTTCGCCGCGATCAAGCGGCTGAAGCTTTCGGCTTGCGCGGGATCAGCGCGAGAACCACCAGCTATAGCTGGCGGGCGGCTGGGGCGCTTCCTCCTGCCGGCCACCAGTGCCGAGCGCGAGTAGGCGCGTGCTCGCTTCCGTGATCCAGTGGCGATGCTCGTTGATTGGCGTGATCGCGGTGAAACCGCCGCAGATGCGCCTGACCCGCGAATTGAGCGGACCGCTCGACCAGCTGACGATGCCGACGAGATCGCGCGAAGCGGGCGCGCCGCGCAGCACGGGGCCGCCGGAATCGCCGCGGCAGGCGCCGGCGCCCGGGCTTTCGCCCTTGGCCTGCGTGTCGACCGCGACCTTCACGGTGTTGGCCGTGGTGTAATTGCCGGCATTGACCAGGGGCGTCTCGCGCAGGCGCCGCGCCGTGCTCTTATTGTCCTCGATCGCTAGCCCATAACCCGCCATGGTCACGGCCTCGCCCTGCCAGAGGCCGCCGCCGAGCGAGAGCGGCTCGATATCGGGCGGCAGCGGCGATGCCAGCCGCAGCACCGCGAGATCGGCGCCGGGCTGCGTGCGCGGCGTCGTGCCCGGAACGAAGCTCGGATGCGGCAGCACGGCGATCACGGCGTGACGGCGCGCGCGAAACTGTGGGTCGAGGCTGACGACGCGGACGGAACCGCCGCCCATCAGGCAGTGAGCGGCGGTCAGGACCAGCTCAGGTGCGATCGCCGCGCCGGAGCAGAGTTCGCCGCGGCTGGTCTCGACCCGCAAGGTCGAGGCTCGCATGCCGCCGACCTCCCGTGACGTCGTGCCGCCCACGACGCCGAGCGCAGGGGAGGTGGCGGCCACGAATGCAGTGGCTAGTGCAATTGCGCGCAATGTCATGATGGCGACCAAGCTTGGAACTGGCTTCAATGTATGGCTTGCGGCTCGCCAGTCTAGAGGCTGTTAGGCACTCTCGTCAGCGGCGCGTTGTCCAGCTGGCGCTCTCGCCCCAGTTCGACAAGGTCTTGTCGATCCAGCCGCGTTGCGGGGCGACGAGAACGCCCTGGCTCAACAAGCCGCAACTCTTGCCCGAGGGGCCAGTCGACCAGCTGGCGACGGCGACGACGCCGCCATCGGCCGATGTCATCGGTCCGCCCGAATCGCCCTGGCAGGCGCCGGCGCCCGCCTTCCTGCCGAGGCCGGCCGAATCCGCCGCCCAGATCAGGATACGGCCGGGACCATAGGGCTCGACGGTGACGAGCCCGGCGGAGCGATAGGTTCCGGTCGTGCGGGCCTCGCCTTCGCGGGTCACGCCATAGCCGGCGAGCGTCACCGAGGAGCCGGAGCGCGGCAGGTCGCCATCGACCAGCGTCGCCGGGACAAACCGAGCCGGCAGCGCGACCTGGACGCGCAGCAGCACGAGATCGATCGAGCGCCGGCGATTGGCGACGGCTCCGCCATTGAATTCGGGGTGGATGGCGACGCTGGCCGGGGCGATCAGCACAGGCTCGTCGCTGCCGCCCTCCTTCCAGTGGATGCGCAGATCCGTGCCGCCATCGGCGCAATGCGCCGCGGTCAGGATGGTGCGCGACGACAGGACGATGCCCGAGCAGACGCCGCCGCGCGCGTTCAGCACCATCAGGGTCGATGCCGCGGCCGGGCCGCCATCGCGACCGCCGACCACCGCGCCCGCCATTTGCGGAGCGGCGACCGCCGACAGCGCCAGCCCCGCGGCTGCGATCAATCGTCCGAGGCCCATGGTGCGCTCCTTACTCGTCGGGAGGGCTGGATAGCGCGGCGGCCGGCCAATTTGAACCCGTAATCCGATTTGAACCCGCAATCGGAGCGCCATCACGCCTCTCGCCCTGACACTTCCCGAGACAGGCGCGGGGAACCCCTCTCCTGTAAGGAGAGGGGCAGGGGTGAGGTGTCGGCCCCTGGACCAGTCGCGTGGAAGCCTCACAGCGTGGCTGCGGTTGGCGCACGGCCAAAATGTCGAACGGCCGACCCCTCACCCTGCCCTCTCCCTACGGGAGAGGGTTCCCCGCGCCTGTCCCGGTAAGGGAAGGCGGCGCGGTTCCGATGCTAAGCAGCGTGCTCCTGGAGCATCCTTCGAGACGCCCGCCCCGAATTTATTGTGCGGCGGAGGAGCTTGCCGATTTCGGATCGCACTGCCGGCTGATGTCGCGCTCGTGATCGCCCGGATCAGCGCCGTGCTCGGGCGCGGCCATGAATGGCGTGGACGGGTGGCGATTGCGTGACGTACTCTGCGCCGATGCACGCCATGGTATTCATGGTGTGTTCAGTCGGCCGGGGTTAGCGCATGTCGATGATGCCCGTTGAACCCATCTTCGCTCTCGCTTTGCTCGCGGCCCCGCTGCCGATCATCCGGGTCGATGACCCGACGCCGATCTCGTGCCTCTCCGCCGAGGAGATGCGCGATGCCGTCGCCGATGGGCGCGTCATCCAGCCTGCGCAGGCCTCGCGTCATGCCCGCAATGCGGCGCCGGGCGAGGTTTTGCGCATTCGGCTGTGCCGCCAGGGCGAGGAATATGTCTATGTGGTCACGACGCTGAAGCGCGACGGCCGCGTCGCCCGCGTGACGCTCGAGGGCCAATCTGGCAAGGTCGCGACCATACGTTGAGCGCGAGGCCTCGCGATTCGAGCCCGGCCGGGCCACCTATCATCGCTCATCAGGCAGTTATCATTGCTAATTGGGCAGATATCTTTGCTAACCAGGCGGATATCCTTGCTAACTAGGAGTACGCGACCGTGAGACTGCTCGTCGTCGAGGACGACAAGGACCTCAACCGCCAGATCGTCACCGCGCTGGAGAATGCCGGCTATGCGGTCGACAAGGCTTTTGACGGCGAAGAAGGGCTCTATCTCGGCGAGACCGAGCCCTATGACGCCGTCATTCTCGACCTCGGCCTGCCGAAGGTCGATGGCGTCGCCGTGCTGCAAGGCTGGCGCCGTGCCGGCAAGACGATGCCCGTGCTGATCCTGACGGCGCGCGACCGCTGGAGCGACAAGGTCGCGGGCTTCGATGCCGGTGCCGACGATTATGTGGTCAAGCCCTTCCATGTCGAGGAACTGCTGGCGCGCGTCCGCGCCCTGCTGCGCCGCGCCGCCGGACATGCGACCTCCGAATTGATCTGCGGGCCGGTGCGGCTCGACACGCGCGCCAGCCGCGTCGTCGTCGACGGCAACCCGGTCAAGCTGACCTCGCATGAATATCGCCTGCTCGCCTATCTGATGCATCACCAGGGCCGCGTCGTCTCACGCACGGAATTGGTCGAGCATCTCTACGACCAGGATTTCGACCGGGATTCGAACACGATCGAGGTCTTCGTCGGCCGCTTGCGCAAGAAGCTCGGCGTCGAGGTCATCGAGACCGTGCGGGGCCTCGGCTACATCGCCGCCGCGCCCGAAAAAGTCTGATCCCGCGCGATGCCGTTGAAGTCGCACCGCTATTCGATTGGCGCGCGGCTCTTCCTTTCGGCTGCGATCTGCTGCGCGCTGGTGCTGATGCTGGCGGGCATCGGCCTCACGACCTTCTACCGCCGCTCCGCCGAGCGCGGCTTCGACGAGCGCCTCAGCGTCTACATCAAGGAGCTCGTGGCCGATCTCGCCGCGCCGCCCGAAGCGGAGCGGCAGGCGATCGGCGATCTCGGCGAGCCGCGCTTCGACCTGCCGTTGTCGGGTTGGTATTGGCAGATCATCCGGCTCGACGGGGAGAAGCCGACAATTCGCGCCTCGCGCTCGCTCGTTGGCAGCCAGTTGCCGAAATTGCTCGACCAGCAGTTGGCGCCCAATGCGCGGGGCCTGCGCGAAACCTATGTTTCGGGGCCCGATGACCGCGCCTTGCGCATCCTCGAACGTGAGATCGATGTCGGCGAGGATGGCCGCTTCACCGTGGCGGTCGGGGCTCCCGCCGACGAGATCGACGGCGATATCCGCGATTTCCGCTTCGCCCTGACGCTGACCTTCGTCCTGCTCGGCCTTGCGCTCGTCGCCTCGACGCTCATCCAGGTGCGCTTCGGCCTGCGGCCGCTGGTGCGGCTGGGAAGCGCTGTCGGGGCTGTTCGCACCGGCGAGGCGCCGCGTATCGCAGGCCAATACCCGCCCGATCTCGCGCCCTTGGCGGGAGAACTGAACCAGCTCATCGACGCCAATCGCGAAATCCTGGAGCGGGCGCGCACCCAGGTCGGCAATCTCGCGCATGCGCTGAAGACCCCGCTCAGCGTCA
Coding sequences:
- a CDS encoding glycosyltransferase family 2 protein, with amino-acid sequence MFPSPPDLTSVLLADLGICLGLLTMAGLLDRAHGTARALFGGTAALFILAYAAWRWQETLPPLEPNFDQIWPYLFLAFEFTAILYTLMSIIILVRFKDRSDEADREEARLRQSGDWPAVDVFICTYSEPLDVVEKSIVAALAIDYPNVTVWVCDDTRRAWLKDYCAELGANYLTRSDNVGAKAGNLNNALFRTAGVTNAPLILVLDADFAVNPTILRRVVGLFRDERTAVVQTPQFFFNADPIQHNLMSSDAWVDDQRIFFDVFQPAKDAWGCAFCVGTSFVVRRDLVTAAGGFPHDAICEDINLTYTLMRDGYETHWLNERLSAGLSAEGLPEYITQRTRWCLGTIQVALLKNGPFRGKNYTLMQRLHYLHGVLNWLCKPFIVLMLIAPSIYWFFDIPAFHADYLAFLRYGVPALLALWIYSGWVSGQRTLPLFMEVTHSITALAVTLTLLSATVRPFGRPFKVTDKGGDRSISSVRWTMAAWFGAISLLSAGSIVWSFISPSGASEVSPLDYFNLLWAGVAMLISFVAFVICFERPRKADEFGIAEPSVLKTEIGTFRCTLSTMGLEGATIQLAELPHELDRSQPLQIWVKTAGWIRAFAREDRIGEIALRLEPNAAQRRALILRLFTTAVDPIARTANWRGVVSGVLRRCFRTA
- a CDS encoding HlyD family efflux transporter periplasmic adaptor subunit — encoded protein: MTQEIGSAAHAKSVAAANAKRQRNHSRLIRVSAYSVATVLALLMTTATLPPLLADQSDRAVINAPITLLTAPINGELRQMTGRVGQQMKPGEAVAYVENRRVDRTTLITLESKAEELQGALRAATEKKQADRQYIAALDAEILKQVDQTTRRLDAEIHEARARVGAAEAGGLAKKAVVDRQQSLVSRNAASVDLVRPTQQQYEAARFDKEAEVAKLDQRIAQLSGVKSGIFVGNELSGLALLAQKRRDIAYDAQRMEIEETQIGSSLAAQQSLLAAEQERLENLTNAPIVAANGGSVLSLASTAGRHVKAGDAIATITDCDKAFVVGIFSYRKAQALAVGTRVSVTGATEGTNRQGTISEILPKASEKTDEQYAVPFPQTERREMYVLVSLDPAEAAASAERAAVQSDICSIGQWVTVTRSNGWVPSASVAWRTVTDGLTGPRAAALWESTSSTALAAAEATSRQVVRAATSPEAKQAWLSVSSAAARTVEAVATGFRNLVSWIASPKPNHDSRHTDTKPDDAVGAAL
- a CDS encoding S1 family peptidase is translated as MAATSPALGVVGGTTSREVGGMRASTLRVETSRGELCSGAAIAPELVLTAAHCLMGGGSVRVVSLDPQFRARRHAVIAVLPHPSFVPGTTPRTQPGADLAVLRLASPLPPDIEPLSLGGGLWQGEAVTMAGYGLAIEDNKSTARRLRETPLVNAGNYTTANTVKVAVDTQAKGESPGAGACRGDSGGPVLRGAPASRDLVGIVSWSSGPLNSRVRRICGGFTAITPINEHRHWITEASTRLLALGTGGRQEEAPQPPASYSWWFSR
- a CDS encoding S1 family peptidase, with protein sequence MGLGRLIAAAGLALSAVAAPQMAGAVVGGRDGGPAAASTLMVLNARGGVCSGIVLSSRTILTAAHCADGGTDLRIHWKEGGSDEPVLIAPASVAIHPEFNGGAVANRRRSIDLVLLRVQVALPARFVPATLVDGDLPRSGSSVTLAGYGVTREGEARTTGTYRSAGLVTVEPYGPGRILIWAADSAGLGRKAGAGACQGDSGGPMTSADGGVVAVASWSTGPSGKSCGLLSQGVLVAPQRGWIDKTLSNWGESASWTTRR
- a CDS encoding PepSY domain-containing protein; protein product: MPVEPIFALALLAAPLPIIRVDDPTPISCLSAEEMRDAVADGRVIQPAQASRHARNAAPGEVLRIRLCRQGEEYVYVVTTLKRDGRVARVTLEGQSGKVATIR
- a CDS encoding response regulator transcription factor, whose translation is MRLLVVEDDKDLNRQIVTALENAGYAVDKAFDGEEGLYLGETEPYDAVILDLGLPKVDGVAVLQGWRRAGKTMPVLILTARDRWSDKVAGFDAGADDYVVKPFHVEELLARVRALLRRAAGHATSELICGPVRLDTRASRVVVDGNPVKLTSHEYRLLAYLMHHQGRVVSRTELVEHLYDQDFDRDSNTIEVFVGRLRKKLGVEVIETVRGLGYIAAAPEKV
- a CDS encoding sensor histidine kinase, which gives rise to MPLKSHRYSIGARLFLSAAICCALVLMLAGIGLTTFYRRSAERGFDERLSVYIKELVADLAAPPEAERQAIGDLGEPRFDLPLSGWYWQIIRLDGEKPTIRASRSLVGSQLPKLLDQQLAPNARGLRETYVSGPDDRALRILEREIDVGEDGRFTVAVGAPADEIDGDIRDFRFALTLTFVLLGLALVASTLIQVRFGLRPLVRLGSAVGAVRTGEAPRIAGQYPPDLAPLAGELNQLIDANREILERARTQVGNLAHALKTPLSVMLNEAEAGEGALPDMVKTQAAIMRDQVQYYLDRARAAALSGALGGVTETAPSLDALIRTFSKISQGRGITGSHSVPAGIRFRGEKQDFEEMLGNLLDNAFKWADATVEVSLAPPSDAGPERIALLIDDDGPGLPNEAMADVLKRGRRLDETIPGSGLGLSIVADLAKLYGGGLSLQKSPLGGLRARLVLPSV